One stretch of Excalfactoria chinensis isolate bCotChi1 chromosome 2, bCotChi1.hap2, whole genome shotgun sequence DNA includes these proteins:
- the STK17A gene encoding serine/threonine-protein kinase 17A isoform X1, which produces MSPEEKPPPNCSRECPPQPAAVRGRRRGGLLTEIRTPIRTEPFQQRYSLSPGRELGRGKFAVVKKCIQKDTEREFAAKFMRKRRKGQDCRMEIIHEIAVLELAQCNLWVINLHEVYETATEIILVLEYAAGGEIFDQCVAEREEAFKEKDVKQLMKQILEGVSFLHRNNVVHLDLKPQNILLTSKSPLGDIKIVDFGLSRIVKDSEELREIMGTPEYVAPEILSYDPISTATDMWSIGVLAYIMLTGISPFLGDDKQETFLNISQMNVSYSGEDFDLISESAVDFIKTLLVKKPEERATAEECLQHPWLEQSDEPTCRTWSKSAGGESSDVIQKNVDSASEKPADVEKAEKEESVMTEELIVVASYTLGQCRQSEKEKATEQKAISKRFKFEEPLLQKIPGEFIY; this is translated from the exons ATGAGCCCCGAGGAGAAGCCGCCGCCTAACTGCTCCCGCGAGTGCCCGCCTCAGCCTGCTGCCGTCCGGGGCCGAAGGCGAGGCGGTTTGCTGACAGAGATCCGTACGCCTATCCGCACTGAGCCCTTCCAGCAGCGCTACAGCCTCAGCCCCGGCAGGGAGCTCGGCAG aggaaaatttGCAGTGGTGAAGAAATGTATCcaaaaagacactgaaagagaatttgcagcaaaattcatgagaaaaagaagaaagggacaAGACTGTCGGATGGAAATAATCCATGAAATTGCAGTCCTTGAACTGGCACAATGCAATCTTTGGGTTATTAACCTGCATGAAGTTTATGAAACTGCAACGGAGATTATTTTAGTCCTGGAATA tgctgctggaggtgaaaTCTTTGACCAGTGTGTTGCTGAAAGAGAGGAGGCCTTCAAAGAGAAAGATGTGAAACAACTTATGAAGCAGATCTTAGAAGGAGTTTCATTCTTGCACAGAAACAATGTTGTTCATCTTGACTTAAAG ccaCAGAACATTCTACTAACCAGTAAGTCTCCACTGGGAGACATAAAGATAGTGGATTTTGGCCTTTCCAGGATAGTGAAGGACAGTGAGGAATTAAGGGAAATTATGGGAACTCCAGAATATGTAG CTCCTGAAATTCTAAGTTATGACCCAATCAGTACAGCAACTGATATGTG GAGCATTGGAGTACTGGCATATATCATGCTAACAGGGATATCACCCTTCTTAGGGGATGATAAACAAGAAACATTCTTAAATATATCTCAAATGAATGTAAGTTACTCTGGAGAAGATTTTGACCTCATATCAGAGTCTGCTGTGGATTTCATTAAAACCTTGCTGGTGAAGAAGCCTGA GGAACGGGCAACTGCTGAAGAGTGTCTCCAGCACCCCTGGTTAGAACAAAGTGATGAACCTACTTGCAGGACCTGGAGCAAGAGTGCAGGAGGGGAGAGCAGTGATGTCATCCAGAAAAATGTGGATTCTGCCTCTGAAAAACCTGCAGATGTTGAGaaagctgaaaaggaagaatcGGTGATGACAGAAGAGCTAATTGTAGTGGCTTCATATACTCTGGGACAATGTAGacagtcagaaaaagaaaaagcaactgaGCAGAAAGCC
- the STK17A gene encoding serine/threonine-protein kinase 17A isoform X2 translates to MRKRRKGQDCRMEIIHEIAVLELAQCNLWVINLHEVYETATEIILVLEYAAGGEIFDQCVAEREEAFKEKDVKQLMKQILEGVSFLHRNNVVHLDLKPQNILLTSKSPLGDIKIVDFGLSRIVKDSEELREIMGTPEYVAPEILSYDPISTATDMWSIGVLAYIMLTGISPFLGDDKQETFLNISQMNVSYSGEDFDLISESAVDFIKTLLVKKPEERATAEECLQHPWLEQSDEPTCRTWSKSAGGESSDVIQKNVDSASEKPADVEKAEKEESVMTEELIVVASYTLGQCRQSEKEKATEQKAISKRFKFEEPLLQKIPGEFIY, encoded by the exons atgagaaaaagaagaaagggacaAGACTGTCGGATGGAAATAATCCATGAAATTGCAGTCCTTGAACTGGCACAATGCAATCTTTGGGTTATTAACCTGCATGAAGTTTATGAAACTGCAACGGAGATTATTTTAGTCCTGGAATA tgctgctggaggtgaaaTCTTTGACCAGTGTGTTGCTGAAAGAGAGGAGGCCTTCAAAGAGAAAGATGTGAAACAACTTATGAAGCAGATCTTAGAAGGAGTTTCATTCTTGCACAGAAACAATGTTGTTCATCTTGACTTAAAG ccaCAGAACATTCTACTAACCAGTAAGTCTCCACTGGGAGACATAAAGATAGTGGATTTTGGCCTTTCCAGGATAGTGAAGGACAGTGAGGAATTAAGGGAAATTATGGGAACTCCAGAATATGTAG CTCCTGAAATTCTAAGTTATGACCCAATCAGTACAGCAACTGATATGTG GAGCATTGGAGTACTGGCATATATCATGCTAACAGGGATATCACCCTTCTTAGGGGATGATAAACAAGAAACATTCTTAAATATATCTCAAATGAATGTAAGTTACTCTGGAGAAGATTTTGACCTCATATCAGAGTCTGCTGTGGATTTCATTAAAACCTTGCTGGTGAAGAAGCCTGA GGAACGGGCAACTGCTGAAGAGTGTCTCCAGCACCCCTGGTTAGAACAAAGTGATGAACCTACTTGCAGGACCTGGAGCAAGAGTGCAGGAGGGGAGAGCAGTGATGTCATCCAGAAAAATGTGGATTCTGCCTCTGAAAAACCTGCAGATGTTGAGaaagctgaaaaggaagaatcGGTGATGACAGAAGAGCTAATTGTAGTGGCTTCATATACTCTGGGACAATGTAGacagtcagaaaaagaaaaagcaactgaGCAGAAAGCC